From a region of the Micromonospora tarapacensis genome:
- a CDS encoding type III secretion system chaperone family protein, producing MSDLGVLIESVCAERELTCEPTGPASYAVTLPGTHKLKTVCNLIVGEHALRIEAFVMRQPDEHREELWAWLLRRNAKMYAVSFSIDAVGDVYLTGRVNPAGVDADELDRLLGAVLTYADESFDTMLEIGFGSSIRREWEWRVKRGESTANLAAFAHLFEPSRGRTASPADGGSERS from the coding sequence ATGAGTGATCTCGGGGTCCTGATCGAGTCCGTCTGCGCGGAGCGGGAGCTCACCTGCGAGCCCACCGGCCCGGCGTCGTACGCGGTGACCCTGCCCGGGACGCACAAGCTGAAGACGGTCTGCAACCTGATCGTCGGCGAGCACGCCCTGAGGATCGAGGCGTTCGTGATGCGCCAGCCGGACGAGCACCGTGAGGAGCTCTGGGCCTGGCTGTTGCGGCGCAACGCGAAGATGTACGCGGTGTCGTTCTCCATCGACGCGGTCGGTGACGTCTACCTGACCGGCCGGGTCAATCCCGCCGGTGTCGACGCCGACGAGCTGGATCGGCTGCTCGGCGCGGTGCTGACCTACGCCGACGAGTCGTTCGACACGATGCTGGAGATCGGCTTCGGCAGCTCGATCCGGCGCGAGTGGGAGTGGCGGGTCAAGCGGGGCGAGTCCACGGCCAACCTCGCGGCCTTCGCGCACCTGTTCGAACCGTCGCGGGGCCGGACGGCTTCGCCGGCCGACGGAGGTTCGGAGCGCTCCTGA
- a CDS encoding SDR family oxidoreductase has product MSRVAIVTGASSGIGAATARRLAREGFHVLAAARRTDRLADLVAQITEAGGAATAVACDVTSDESVAGLARAAQQAPGPVTLLVNNAGGARGMDPVESGAVGDWQWMYDVNVLGTLRVTQSLLPALEASGAGTVVVVSSTAGFTVYEGGGGYAAAKHAQTAIAGTLRLELCGRPVRVIEIDPGMVRTDEFSLLRYRGDADRAEAVYAGVAEPLVAEDVADCIAWCATRPQHVNVDRLVVRPLAQAAQHKVHRAS; this is encoded by the coding sequence ATGAGTCGCGTTGCCATCGTCACCGGAGCCTCCAGCGGGATCGGCGCCGCCACCGCCCGACGGCTCGCCCGCGAGGGTTTCCACGTCCTGGCCGCGGCGCGGCGTACCGATCGGTTGGCCGACCTGGTCGCCCAGATCACCGAGGCCGGAGGCGCGGCCACCGCGGTGGCCTGCGACGTCACCTCCGACGAGTCGGTTGCCGGGCTCGCGCGGGCCGCGCAGCAGGCCCCCGGACCGGTGACCCTGCTGGTCAACAACGCGGGCGGGGCACGTGGGATGGATCCGGTGGAGTCCGGCGCGGTCGGCGACTGGCAGTGGATGTACGACGTGAACGTGCTCGGCACGTTGCGGGTCACCCAGTCGCTGCTGCCGGCGCTGGAAGCCTCCGGCGCCGGCACGGTAGTCGTCGTCTCGTCGACCGCGGGCTTCACCGTCTACGAGGGCGGAGGCGGCTACGCCGCGGCCAAGCACGCGCAGACCGCGATCGCCGGCACGCTGCGGCTGGAGCTGTGCGGCCGGCCGGTCCGGGTGATCGAGATCGACCCGGGCATGGTGCGGACCGACGAGTTCTCGCTGCTCCGCTACCGCGGTGACGCCGACCGGGCGGAGGCCGTCTACGCCGGGGTGGCCGAGCCTCTGGTCGCCGAGGACGTCGCCGACTGCATCGCCTGGTGCGCCACCCGACCGCAACACGTCAACGTGGACCGGCTGGTCGTCCGCCCGCTGGCCCAGGCCGCCCAGCACAAGGTGCACCGGGCGAGCTGA
- a CDS encoding ATP-binding protein has translation MALVAGVAAGLWLSRIPFGKGRLAIADEVQVGLGRRAIDSLRAGVVVLDADDVPVLVNPAARAMGLLRTGGQPGSVIAHPLVRTLAGQVRRTGVRREIELDLPRGRDNAGENPLGVHLRAMGLGNGHVAVEAADVTESHRLARVRRDFVANVSHELKTPIGALQLLAEALLDATEPADDGRPDLSEDLVAARRFAERIQHESTRLGRLVQELLELTRLQGAEPQPAPEPVAVDWVISEVIDRTRTAAAARRIEVTVQAERGLTVYGSDSQLATAVANLVENAVNYSGEDTAVRITARSAGEHVEIAVADQGIGIAPTDVDRIFERFYRADQARSRATGGTGLGLAIVKHIASNHGGRVDVASTLGGGSTFTLRLPARPPDDLLATLPPAGIEPGPAELRQV, from the coding sequence GTGGCCCTGGTGGCCGGGGTCGCCGCTGGTCTGTGGCTGTCCCGGATTCCGTTCGGTAAGGGGAGGCTCGCGATCGCCGACGAAGTGCAGGTCGGGCTCGGCCGCCGTGCGATCGACTCGCTACGCGCGGGGGTCGTGGTGCTCGACGCCGACGATGTGCCCGTGCTGGTCAACCCGGCCGCGCGGGCGATGGGGTTGCTACGCACCGGCGGCCAGCCGGGTTCGGTCATCGCGCACCCGCTGGTCCGGACCCTGGCCGGGCAGGTCCGGCGCACCGGCGTGCGGCGCGAGATCGAGCTCGACCTTCCCCGGGGCCGCGACAACGCCGGCGAGAACCCGCTCGGCGTGCACCTGCGGGCGATGGGGCTGGGCAACGGTCACGTCGCGGTGGAGGCGGCCGACGTGACCGAGTCGCACCGGCTGGCCCGGGTCCGCCGGGACTTCGTGGCCAACGTCAGCCACGAGTTGAAGACACCCATCGGGGCGCTGCAACTGCTCGCCGAGGCACTGCTCGACGCCACCGAACCGGCCGACGATGGCCGACCGGATCTCTCCGAGGACCTGGTGGCCGCCCGTCGGTTCGCCGAGCGGATCCAGCACGAGTCGACCCGGCTGGGGCGGCTGGTGCAGGAGTTGCTGGAACTGACCCGGCTCCAGGGCGCCGAGCCCCAGCCGGCCCCGGAACCGGTCGCGGTCGACTGGGTGATCTCCGAGGTGATCGACCGTACCCGGACGGCCGCCGCCGCTCGCCGGATCGAGGTGACGGTGCAGGCCGAGCGGGGGCTGACCGTGTACGGCAGCGACAGCCAACTGGCCACCGCGGTGGCGAACCTGGTGGAGAACGCCGTCAACTACTCGGGCGAGGACACGGCGGTGCGGATCACCGCCCGGTCCGCCGGCGAGCACGTGGAGATCGCCGTCGCGGACCAGGGCATCGGCATCGCCCCCACCGACGTGGACCGGATCTTCGAACGGTTCTACCGCGCCGACCAGGCCCGGTCCCGGGCAACCGGCGGCACCGGCCTCGGACTGGCGATCGTGAAGCACATCGCCAGCAACCATGGCGGCCGGGTGGATGTGGCGAGCACTCTTGGTGGCGGGTCGACGTTCACCCTCCGGCTGCCCGCCCGTCCGCCGGACGACCTCCTGGCGACATTGCCGCCTGCTGGGATCGAGCCGGGTCCGGCCGAGCTCCGGCAGGTCTGA
- a CDS encoding phosphoglyceromutase: MTASEGPTVGTLVLLRHGESDWNAKNLFTGWVDVDLTEKGESEARRGGELMREHSLLPDVVHTSVMRRAIRTAELALNAADRQWIAVRRSWRLNERHYGALQGKNKKQTLDEYGEEQFMRWRRSYDTPPPPIADDDQWSQVGDPRYALLPTELMPRTECLKDVVERMLPYWYDSIVPDILAGRTVLVAAHGNSLRALVKHLDQISDEAIAKLNIPTGIPLRYDLDPLLRPQTLGGTYLDPAAARAAAAAVANQGR; encoded by the coding sequence ATGACAGCTAGCGAGGGGCCCACCGTCGGGACGCTGGTCCTGCTGCGGCACGGCGAGAGCGACTGGAACGCCAAGAACCTCTTCACCGGCTGGGTCGACGTGGACCTGACCGAGAAGGGCGAGAGTGAGGCGCGGCGCGGCGGCGAGCTGATGCGCGAGCACAGCCTCCTGCCGGACGTGGTGCACACCAGCGTGATGCGCCGCGCGATCCGTACCGCCGAGTTGGCGCTGAACGCCGCCGACCGGCAGTGGATCGCGGTACGCCGGTCGTGGCGGCTCAACGAACGTCACTACGGCGCGCTCCAGGGCAAGAACAAGAAGCAGACCCTTGACGAGTACGGCGAGGAGCAGTTCATGCGCTGGCGCCGCTCGTACGACACCCCGCCGCCGCCGATCGCCGACGACGACCAGTGGTCGCAGGTCGGTGACCCGCGGTACGCACTGCTGCCGACCGAGTTGATGCCGCGCACCGAGTGCCTCAAGGATGTCGTGGAGCGGATGCTGCCGTACTGGTACGACTCGATCGTGCCGGACATCCTGGCCGGCCGTACGGTGCTGGTGGCGGCGCACGGCAACTCCCTGCGGGCGTTGGTCAAGCACCTGGACCAGATCAGCGACGAGGCGATCGCGAAGCTCAACATCCCCACCGGGATTCCGCTGCGCTACGACCTGGACCCGCTGCTGCGCCCGCAGACCCTCGGCGGCACCTACCTGGACCCGGCGGCCGCCAGGGCGGCCGCCGCAGCGGTGGCCAACCAGGGCCGCTGA
- a CDS encoding MDR family MFS transporter: MRGWFRDTTGGLPRTFWYLWTGTLINRLGSFVLVFLAIYLTQERGFSAYQAGLVLGMWGVGGAVGTTAGGTLTDRWGRRPTLLTAHLGAAAMMLALGFARDLWTVAAGALLLGLFAEAARPAFGAMMIDVVPDRDRLRAFSLNYWAINLGFACAAVLAGFAAQAGYLLLFVVNASTTVVTALIIFVKVKETRTVTVGMPRGAAPAGALRAILTDRVYLGFVALNLLGALVFLQHISMLPIAMADSGLSPATYGSVIALNGVLIVAGQLFVPRLMKGRSRSHVLALAAIVMGAGFGLTAFADVAWFYGLTVLIWTIGEMLNSPSNATLIAELSPAELRGRYQGVFSLSWQLAGAAAPILGGLVREQAGNATLWLGCAAIGAVMAVGHLLSGPARERRAATLRTAGAAPVVTVQSTAPQPAAPRAAEPVATTRG; the protein is encoded by the coding sequence ATGCGGGGTTGGTTCCGGGACACCACAGGTGGACTACCGAGGACCTTCTGGTACCTGTGGACCGGCACGCTGATCAACCGGCTCGGCTCGTTCGTCCTCGTCTTCCTCGCCATCTACCTGACCCAGGAACGCGGCTTCTCCGCCTACCAGGCCGGTCTGGTGCTCGGCATGTGGGGCGTGGGCGGGGCGGTCGGCACCACGGCCGGCGGCACCCTGACCGACCGCTGGGGCCGGCGACCGACCCTGCTCACCGCCCACCTGGGCGCCGCCGCGATGATGCTCGCCCTGGGCTTCGCCCGGGACCTGTGGACGGTCGCGGCGGGTGCGCTGCTGCTCGGCCTCTTCGCCGAGGCGGCGCGACCCGCCTTCGGCGCGATGATGATCGACGTGGTGCCCGACCGGGATCGGCTGCGGGCCTTCTCGCTCAACTACTGGGCGATCAACCTCGGGTTCGCCTGCGCGGCGGTGCTCGCCGGCTTCGCCGCGCAGGCCGGTTATCTGCTGCTCTTCGTGGTGAACGCGTCCACCACGGTGGTCACCGCACTGATCATCTTCGTCAAGGTGAAGGAGACCCGGACGGTCACCGTCGGCATGCCGCGGGGCGCGGCTCCCGCCGGGGCGCTGCGCGCCATCCTGACCGACCGGGTGTATCTGGGGTTCGTCGCCCTCAACCTGCTCGGTGCGCTGGTCTTCCTCCAGCACATCTCGATGCTGCCCATCGCGATGGCCGACTCGGGCCTGAGCCCCGCCACGTACGGCTCGGTGATCGCGCTCAACGGCGTCCTGATCGTGGCCGGCCAGCTCTTCGTACCCAGGCTGATGAAGGGCCGCAGCCGGTCGCACGTGCTCGCCCTGGCCGCGATCGTCATGGGAGCCGGCTTCGGGCTCACCGCGTTCGCCGACGTCGCCTGGTTCTACGGGCTCACCGTGCTGATCTGGACGATCGGCGAGATGCTCAACTCGCCGTCGAACGCCACCCTCATCGCCGAACTCTCCCCGGCCGAGCTGCGCGGTCGTTACCAGGGTGTCTTCTCGCTCTCCTGGCAGTTGGCCGGGGCGGCGGCGCCGATCCTCGGTGGCCTGGTGCGCGAGCAGGCCGGCAATGCCACGCTCTGGCTCGGCTGCGCCGCCATCGGTGCGGTGATGGCGGTGGGTCACCTGCTCTCCGGCCCGGCCCGGGAGCGGCGCGCCGCGACGCTGCGCACGGCGGGTGCCGCGCCGGTGGTGACGGTCCAGTCGACCGCACCGCAGCCCGCCGCACCTCGGGCGGCCGAGCCGGTTGCCACCACCCGCGGGTGA
- a CDS encoding MFS transporter yields the protein MRAAAQHDRPAAGVPRRWLTDTAGGLPATFWYLWTGLLINRAGAFAMIFLSLYLTAARGASESLAGVVVGAYGAGGAAGVLLGGVLADRWGRRATLVAAHLVTTVLMVALAFSQHLGMIAALALLVGVTHSMPSPAFVAAIVDVVPEQRRSRAFNLQFWAFNLGMAVASLLAGLLAEASYVALFLVDAIATLATAGLIAWKVPETLARRPPAAPAPDTRVSRSRGPGLQTALRDRHFLAFVGLTFVLAVLTMQASTIMPLAMRADGLGPSAYGSVVALGGVLIVLGQLFVPRLIDRHRKAHVLAVSTALLAVGFAVLALADQLAFYLAACVVWTVGSMLAAPPNAQINADLAPPALRARYQSVFFLSFPAASFVAPTLGGFSLQQWGDGHWLLVGALGVLAAGGHLLAGPPRERHVAARLRRTARPAPATHA from the coding sequence GTGCGGGCCGCAGCGCAGCACGACCGCCCGGCGGCCGGGGTACCGCGTCGCTGGCTGACCGACACCGCGGGCGGGCTGCCCGCGACCTTCTGGTACCTCTGGACCGGCCTGTTGATCAACCGGGCCGGCGCGTTCGCGATGATCTTCCTGTCGCTCTACCTGACCGCCGCACGGGGCGCCAGCGAGTCGCTGGCCGGGGTGGTCGTCGGTGCCTACGGTGCGGGTGGGGCGGCCGGGGTGCTGCTCGGCGGGGTCCTGGCCGACCGGTGGGGACGGCGGGCGACCCTGGTGGCGGCACACCTGGTCACCACCGTCCTGATGGTCGCGCTGGCGTTCAGCCAGCACCTCGGCATGATCGCGGCGCTCGCCCTGCTGGTCGGCGTCACCCACTCGATGCCGAGCCCGGCCTTCGTCGCGGCGATCGTCGACGTGGTGCCCGAGCAACGCCGATCCCGCGCGTTCAACCTCCAGTTCTGGGCGTTCAACCTCGGCATGGCCGTGGCCTCGCTGCTGGCCGGGCTGCTGGCCGAGGCGAGCTACGTCGCGCTGTTCCTGGTGGACGCCATCGCCACGCTGGCCACGGCGGGACTCATCGCGTGGAAGGTTCCCGAGACCCTGGCCCGCCGGCCACCGGCCGCTCCGGCACCGGACACCCGGGTGAGCCGGTCACGCGGCCCGGGGCTGCAGACCGCGTTGCGCGACCGGCACTTCCTGGCCTTCGTGGGGTTGACCTTCGTCCTCGCGGTGCTGACCATGCAGGCCTCGACGATCATGCCGTTGGCGATGCGCGCGGACGGGCTCGGCCCATCGGCGTACGGGTCGGTGGTGGCGCTGGGTGGAGTACTGATCGTGTTGGGCCAACTCTTCGTGCCCCGGCTCATCGACCGCCACCGCAAGGCCCACGTGCTGGCCGTCTCCACGGCGCTGCTCGCCGTCGGTTTCGCCGTCCTCGCCCTTGCCGACCAACTCGCGTTCTACCTGGCTGCCTGTGTGGTCTGGACGGTCGGCTCGATGCTGGCCGCGCCACCCAACGCGCAGATCAACGCGGATCTCGCGCCGCCCGCGCTGCGGGCCCGCTACCAGTCGGTGTTCTTCCTGTCCTTCCCGGCGGCGTCGTTCGTGGCTCCCACGCTCGGCGGGTTCAGTCTCCAGCAGTGGGGCGACGGGCACTGGCTGCTCGTCGGCGCGCTGGGAGTGCTGGCGGCCGGTGGCCACCTGCTCGCCGGCCCACCCCGGGAGCGGCACGTGGCCGCCCGGCTCCGCAGGACGGCCAGGCCGGCACCGGCCACCCACGCCTGA
- the phoU gene encoding phosphate signaling complex protein PhoU — translation MRDEFRAELRGVSQLLVEMADGVRAALRQATRALLTADRRAAESVIERDAEIDGLYRQVEERVCDLLARQAPVASDLRAMITALHVAADLERMGDLADHVAKTALRRHPSPAVPAELRPIFTDMATIADRMAEKIASVLARPDAAVAAELDSDDDAMDELHKGLFGVLLGADWPYGVETAIDATLLGRFYERFADHAVNSGEHVVYLITGEPVTPS, via the coding sequence ATGCGCGACGAGTTCCGGGCCGAACTCCGGGGCGTCAGCCAGCTGCTGGTGGAGATGGCCGACGGAGTGCGGGCCGCGCTGCGGCAGGCGACCCGCGCCCTGCTCACCGCCGACCGTCGGGCGGCCGAGTCCGTGATCGAACGGGACGCCGAGATCGACGGGCTCTACCGCCAGGTGGAGGAGCGAGTCTGCGATCTGCTGGCCCGCCAGGCACCGGTCGCCTCCGACCTGCGGGCCATGATAACCGCGCTGCACGTGGCCGCCGACCTGGAACGGATGGGCGACCTGGCCGATCACGTCGCCAAGACCGCGCTGCGCCGGCACCCGTCGCCGGCCGTGCCGGCCGAGCTGCGCCCGATCTTCACGGACATGGCGACCATCGCCGACCGGATGGCCGAGAAGATCGCCTCGGTGCTGGCCCGCCCCGACGCCGCCGTCGCCGCCGAGTTGGACAGCGACGACGACGCGATGGACGAGCTGCACAAGGGCCTGTTCGGGGTGCTGCTCGGCGCGGACTGGCCGTACGGGGTGGAGACCGCCATCGACGCCACCCTGCTCGGCCGCTTCTACGAGCGCTTCGCCGACCACGCGGTCAACAGCGGCGAGCACGTGGTCTACCTGATCACCGGCGAACCCGTCACCCCCAGCTGA
- a CDS encoding class I SAM-dependent methyltransferase codes for MMATRASRPLGEVTRGTTNPNRLRRVDNWIVETCAGALRAAPDPLVVDLGYGATPVTAVELRARLAAGVRADVRVVGLEIDPVRVADARPAADPPGLTFARGGFELAGLRPILVRAFNVLRQYDESEVAGAWATVTAGLAPGGLLVEGTCDELGRLGGWVLLDAEGPRSLTLAARLATLDGPAELAERLPKALIHRNVPGERIHDLIGALDDAWRAAAGYAAFGPRQRWLHTVSAVRARGWPILDRPRRWRLGELTVPWPTVAPTSPNRR; via the coding sequence ATGATGGCGACGCGGGCGTCCCGACCGCTGGGGGAAGTGACCCGGGGGACCACCAATCCCAACCGGTTGCGCCGGGTGGACAACTGGATCGTGGAGACCTGCGCCGGCGCGCTGCGGGCCGCACCCGACCCGCTGGTGGTCGACCTCGGCTACGGAGCGACCCCGGTGACCGCGGTCGAGCTGCGCGCCCGGCTCGCCGCCGGGGTCCGCGCCGACGTGCGGGTGGTCGGGCTGGAGATCGATCCGGTACGCGTCGCCGACGCCCGGCCCGCCGCCGACCCACCCGGCCTCACCTTCGCCCGGGGCGGCTTCGAACTGGCCGGCCTGCGCCCCATCCTGGTCAGGGCGTTCAACGTGCTGCGGCAGTACGACGAGAGCGAGGTGGCCGGCGCCTGGGCCACGGTCACCGCCGGACTGGCGCCGGGCGGGCTGCTGGTGGAGGGCACCTGCGACGAGTTGGGCCGCCTGGGCGGCTGGGTGCTGCTCGACGCCGAGGGGCCGCGCTCGCTGACCCTGGCCGCCCGGCTGGCCACCCTCGACGGCCCCGCCGAACTGGCCGAGCGGCTGCCCAAGGCGCTGATCCACCGCAACGTCCCGGGTGAACGGATCCACGACCTGATCGGGGCGCTGGACGACGCCTGGCGCGCCGCCGCCGGCTACGCCGCCTTCGGCCCCCGCCAGCGCTGGCTGCACACCGTGTCGGCCGTCCGCGCGCGGGGTTGGCCGATCCTCGACCGTCCGCGCCGCTGGCGCCTCGGCGAACTCACCGTCCCCTGGCCCACCGTCGCACCCACCTCACCCAACCGTCGTTGA
- a CDS encoding UDP-N-acetylmuramate dehydrogenase — translation MSDVYAQPTAAAQPATTGDLGQYTTLRLGGQAGRLVTATSAEEITARVREAGKEILLLAGGSNVVIGDVGFPGTVVLVRSRGVRVLAEDGQTVTVRVEAGEPWDDLVAATVRNGWSGLECLSGIPGSTGATPIQNVGAYGQEVAETITEVQVYDRVAGALDRVAATDCGFAYRSSVFRRSERWVVLSVDFRLARSPLSGPVRYAELARALGVGVGDRVPLAQARSTVLRLRAGKGMVLDAADPDTRSVGSFFTNPVLDGAAYELLRRRAADIGEPPAWPGAADVVKISAAWLIDKAGFGKGYPGPEGVAISSKHTLALTNPTGTASTQALITLAREIRDGVHARFGVTLHPEPVLVNCTL, via the coding sequence GTGTCTGACGTCTACGCCCAGCCGACAGCCGCCGCGCAACCCGCCACCACCGGCGATCTGGGGCAATACACCACATTGCGCCTCGGTGGGCAGGCCGGCCGGCTCGTCACCGCCACCAGCGCCGAGGAGATCACCGCCCGGGTTCGCGAGGCGGGGAAGGAGATCCTCCTGCTCGCCGGCGGCAGCAACGTGGTCATCGGCGACGTCGGCTTCCCCGGCACCGTGGTGCTCGTCCGCTCCCGCGGCGTGCGGGTGCTCGCCGAGGACGGGCAGACCGTGACGGTACGTGTCGAGGCCGGCGAGCCCTGGGACGACCTGGTCGCCGCGACCGTGCGCAACGGCTGGTCGGGGCTGGAGTGCCTCTCCGGCATCCCGGGCTCGACCGGGGCCACCCCGATCCAGAACGTCGGTGCCTACGGCCAGGAGGTCGCCGAGACCATCACGGAGGTGCAGGTCTACGACCGGGTGGCCGGGGCCCTCGATCGGGTCGCCGCCACGGACTGCGGATTCGCCTACCGGTCGAGCGTCTTCAGGCGCAGTGAGCGCTGGGTGGTGCTCTCGGTGGACTTCCGGTTGGCCCGCTCGCCGCTGTCCGGGCCGGTGCGCTACGCGGAACTGGCCCGGGCGCTCGGCGTCGGAGTCGGTGACCGGGTGCCGCTGGCGCAGGCGCGGAGCACGGTGCTGCGACTGCGGGCGGGCAAGGGCATGGTGCTGGACGCGGCCGACCCGGACACCCGCTCGGTCGGGTCCTTCTTCACCAACCCCGTGCTCGACGGCGCGGCGTACGAACTGCTGCGGCGCCGGGCCGCCGACATCGGTGAGCCACCGGCGTGGCCGGGTGCCGCGGACGTCGTCAAGATCAGCGCGGCCTGGCTTATCGACAAGGCCGGCTTCGGCAAGGGGTATCCGGGCCCAGAGGGGGTGGCCATCTCCAGCAAGCACACCCTCGCCCTGACCAACCCCACCGGCACGGCCAGCACCCAGGCCCTGATCACGCTCGCTCGCGAGATCCGAGACGGCGTACACGCCCGTTTCGGCGTCACGCTCCACCCCGAACCCGTCCTCGTCAACTGCACCCTCTGA
- the mshA gene encoding D-inositol-3-phosphate glycosyltransferase: protein MVEEHTGVGRQRGALPWPRPRRIATLSVHTSPLHQPGTGDAGGMNVYILEVSRRLAEANVEVEIFTRATSGDLPPVVEVAPGVHVRHVMAGPLEGLTKEELPGQLCAFTAGVLRAEAARPPGHYDLIHSHYWLSGQVGWLAKDRWGVPLVHSAHTLAKVKNAQLAIGDRPEPKARLIGEEQVVAEADRLVANTRVEARDLIGRYDADPTRVAVVEPGVNLDRFRPATGDRDAAAVDARARLGLPTRGHLVAFVGRIQPLKAPDVLIRAVAALRERDPALARDVAVVICGGPSGSGLDRPTALIELAASLGVADRVHFLPPRTGADLTLLYRAADLVAVPSYNESFGLVALEAQACGTPVVAAAVGGLVTAVRDQVSGVLVRGHDPADWAGTLGRLLPDRGRRAELSVGAARHARNFSWHRTAAGLLTVYGETIAAHRARLTAELAGSCSW, encoded by the coding sequence GTGGTGGAAGAGCACACCGGTGTCGGTCGTCAGCGAGGTGCCCTCCCGTGGCCGCGGCCACGGCGGATCGCGACGCTCTCGGTGCACACCTCACCGCTGCACCAGCCGGGCACCGGCGACGCGGGCGGGATGAACGTCTACATCCTTGAGGTCTCCCGGCGGCTCGCCGAGGCCAACGTCGAGGTCGAGATCTTCACCCGGGCCACCTCGGGCGACCTGCCACCGGTGGTGGAGGTGGCCCCCGGGGTGCACGTCCGGCACGTGATGGCCGGCCCGCTGGAGGGGCTGACCAAGGAGGAACTGCCCGGCCAACTCTGCGCGTTCACCGCCGGCGTGCTGCGCGCCGAGGCGGCCCGCCCGCCGGGCCACTACGACCTGATCCATTCCCACTACTGGCTCTCCGGCCAGGTCGGCTGGCTGGCGAAGGACCGTTGGGGGGTGCCGCTGGTGCACAGCGCGCACACCCTGGCCAAGGTCAAGAACGCGCAGCTGGCCATCGGCGACCGCCCGGAACCCAAGGCGCGGCTGATCGGCGAGGAGCAGGTGGTCGCGGAGGCGGACCGGCTGGTCGCGAACACCCGGGTCGAGGCGCGGGACCTGATCGGCCGGTACGACGCCGATCCGACCCGGGTGGCGGTGGTCGAGCCGGGGGTGAACCTGGACCGGTTCCGGCCGGCTACCGGCGACCGGGACGCCGCCGCTGTCGACGCCCGCGCGCGGCTGGGCCTGCCGACCCGCGGTCACCTGGTGGCCTTCGTCGGGCGGATCCAGCCGCTGAAGGCTCCGGACGTGCTGATCCGCGCGGTCGCCGCGCTGCGCGAGCGGGATCCGGCACTGGCCCGTGACGTCGCCGTGGTCATCTGCGGCGGCCCCAGCGGCAGCGGGCTGGACCGGCCCACCGCCCTGATCGAGCTGGCCGCCTCGCTCGGCGTGGCCGACCGGGTGCACTTCCTGCCGCCGCGCACCGGCGCGGACCTGACCCTGCTGTACCGCGCGGCCGACCTGGTCGCGGTGCCGTCGTACAACGAATCCTTCGGCCTGGTCGCGCTGGAGGCCCAGGCGTGCGGTACGCCCGTGGTGGCCGCTGCCGTCGGTGGCCTGGTCACCGCGGTGCGGGATCAGGTCAGCGGGGTGCTGGTGCGCGGTCACGACCCGGCCGACTGGGCGGGCACGCTCGGCCGCCTGCTGCCCGACCGAGGGCGCCGGGCCGAGTTGTCCGTCGGTGCGGCCCGGCACGCCCGCAACTTCTCCTGGCACCGTACGGCCGCCGGCCTGCTGACGGTCTACGGGGAGACGATCGCCGCGCACCGGGCCCGCCTCACCGCCGAGCTTGCCGGCTCCTGCTCCTGGTGA